The Treponema sp. J25 genome has a window encoding:
- a CDS encoding ATP-dependent RNA helicase, producing MIYTELPVYQHKDRILEGLATNQVIVVESPTGSGKTTQMPVILYEAGYGKYGIIGVTQPRRIAAVSVSEFIARQMGTKIPGLVGYKMRFEDKTSPETVIKIMTDGILLQEMKLDPYLSKYGVLIVDEAHERSLNIDFILGLLKRVLEVRPEFKVIISSATINAQVFSEYFGECPIVKIDAMTYPVTVVYDPPPGGTTTTASDAAEAALLEKIVHIVDRIVSERREGDILVFLPGEKAIKDCIERLETSPVGRALHVLPLYGRLGKDEQERVFDKAPWGKTKVVVATNIAETSVTIDGITTVIDSGLAKLNYYNPRTFTSSLIEVPISKASCNQRKGRAGRTQPGTCYRLYTRKDYDNRPLFTTEEIYRTDLSEVVLRMAELGITNFEEFDFISPPNREGLLGAIETLNLLDALAPDNSLSDIGKMMAQFPLPPRHSRMIVEAIRQYPQVLEETLIAAAFLTTQSPYVLPPGEEMDARRAHHSFRDPAGDFVSYLKLFRAFKEAKNKAKFCDKNYLDEKTMVEIVNVKEQLELIVSDMGIPILSGGPVEDYLCAVGRGLIQFVCVREGRESYRSLTADRISIHPGSVMFRQDPQYIVAGEIVRTTRTYAMSVSPLSPAALHRISPELYDKLVRKTAAATKKKAKEERDFTNRIKILGEIFEIEKIKGAKTVILTWERLAPHLSELNLETAALYRDLRGLVRYQERYTILAGEKLSFILSLLPHLDLEEALHREWPRKRNYSLATDLDALLEVVPLAGTTALWKPGKTDLGFISLFTDGQGTYWFRCSRGFHTAINESIASLESLIDELSEEVDLLKKDRVNQTYRRLSSYLVS from the coding sequence ATGATATATACAGAACTTCCGGTCTATCAACACAAAGATCGAATTCTTGAAGGCCTTGCTACCAATCAGGTTATCGTTGTAGAAAGCCCCACCGGTTCCGGAAAGACTACCCAGATGCCGGTTATCCTGTACGAGGCGGGGTACGGGAAATATGGCATTATCGGGGTTACCCAGCCCCGGCGTATTGCCGCCGTATCGGTTAGCGAATTCATTGCCCGCCAGATGGGAACGAAGATCCCTGGCCTTGTGGGCTATAAGATGCGGTTTGAAGATAAAACAAGCCCAGAGACGGTAATAAAAATCATGACCGATGGGATTCTGCTCCAGGAAATGAAGCTTGATCCCTATCTTTCTAAATATGGGGTGCTTATTGTAGACGAGGCCCACGAGCGGAGCCTTAATATTGATTTTATTTTGGGGCTCCTTAAGCGGGTTCTGGAGGTTCGGCCCGAATTCAAGGTGATCATATCCTCTGCCACCATCAATGCCCAGGTATTCTCCGAATACTTTGGGGAATGTCCTATCGTAAAAATCGATGCCATGACCTACCCCGTCACGGTAGTGTATGATCCGCCACCGGGAGGAACCACCACCACCGCCAGCGACGCCGCCGAAGCGGCCCTCCTCGAGAAGATCGTCCACATTGTGGATCGGATAGTCAGCGAACGACGGGAAGGGGATATTCTGGTGTTCCTTCCTGGCGAAAAGGCCATTAAGGACTGTATCGAACGGCTTGAAACAAGCCCCGTAGGGCGGGCCCTCCACGTGCTTCCGCTGTATGGACGTCTGGGCAAGGATGAACAGGAACGGGTCTTTGATAAAGCACCCTGGGGGAAAACCAAGGTGGTCGTGGCTACGAATATTGCAGAAACCTCGGTGACCATCGATGGCATTACCACCGTCATCGATTCGGGGCTCGCAAAGCTGAATTACTACAATCCCCGGACTTTTACATCGAGCCTTATCGAAGTTCCCATATCAAAAGCATCCTGTAACCAGCGAAAAGGTCGGGCAGGTCGGACCCAACCGGGAACCTGTTACCGGCTCTATACCCGCAAGGATTACGATAACCGGCCCCTTTTTACCACGGAAGAAATATACCGGACCGACCTATCTGAAGTAGTGCTCCGCATGGCCGAATTGGGGATTACTAATTTTGAGGAATTCGATTTTATATCTCCCCCCAATCGGGAAGGACTCCTTGGGGCCATCGAAACCTTAAACCTTCTGGATGCTCTTGCCCCCGATAACAGCCTTTCCGATATCGGCAAGATGATGGCCCAGTTTCCCCTGCCCCCTCGCCATTCCCGGATGATTGTGGAAGCAATCCGCCAGTATCCCCAGGTGCTGGAAGAAACCCTCATTGCGGCGGCCTTTCTGACCACCCAGAGTCCCTATGTGCTCCCCCCGGGAGAAGAGATGGATGCTCGGCGGGCCCACCATAGTTTCCGGGACCCCGCCGGAGATTTTGTCTCTTATCTTAAATTGTTCCGGGCCTTTAAGGAAGCAAAAAACAAGGCTAAATTCTGCGACAAGAACTACCTGGACGAAAAAACCATGGTAGAAATCGTAAACGTAAAGGAACAACTGGAGCTCATTGTATCTGATATGGGGATACCGATTTTATCGGGCGGGCCGGTGGAAGATTACCTCTGCGCGGTAGGCCGGGGACTGATTCAATTTGTCTGTGTCCGGGAAGGCCGGGAAAGTTACCGGAGTCTTACGGCGGATCGAATCTCGATTCATCCCGGTTCGGTGATGTTCCGCCAGGATCCCCAGTATATTGTGGCAGGAGAAATCGTTCGCACCACCCGTACCTACGCCATGTCGGTGTCACCCCTTTCGCCGGCGGCCCTCCATCGCATCAGCCCTGAACTGTACGACAAGCTGGTTCGTAAAACCGCCGCAGCGACGAAGAAGAAGGCTAAAGAAGAACGGGACTTCACCAATCGGATCAAAATTCTGGGAGAAATTTTTGAGATTGAAAAAATCAAGGGAGCTAAAACCGTTATTCTTACCTGGGAACGGCTGGCACCCCATCTTTCAGAGCTTAACCTTGAAACCGCGGCCCTCTACCGGGATTTGCGGGGGCTGGTGCGCTACCAAGAACGGTACACCATTCTGGCGGGAGAAAAACTTTCTTTTATTCTTTCCCTGCTCCCCCACCTGGATCTCGAAGAGGCGTTACATCGCGAGTGGCCCCGAAAACGAAATTACTCGCTGGCCACCGACCTTGACGCCCTCCTCGAGGTTGTTCCCCTGGCGGGGACCACGGCTCTCTGGAAACCGGGAAAGACTGATCTGGGCTTCATCAGTCTGTTTACGGACGGCCAGGGAACCTATTGGTTCCGTTGTTCCCGGGGCTTCCATACGGCTATCAACGAAAGCATTGCAAGCCTCGAGTCCCTTATCGATGAACTTTCGGAAGAAGTGGACCTGCTTAAAAAAGACCGGGTGAATCAAACCTATCGGCGGCTCTCTTCCTACCTGGTTTCTTAA
- the hemW gene encoding radical SAM family heme chaperone HemW, translated as MEASVYLHIPFCTQKCDYCDFYSVPLAYWGTYEGFCRTLLKELRQNIEEFSIDRVPTLYIGGGTPSLLGARQLETLLVSLQHLLPTWPEECTLEANPESLDASILQVCKDSGITRLSLGIQTLTDQSRQAVHRLGSAYQCLSSLEQALYFYPEGLSIDLMTGLPFQTVDTLVSDLETLAPYPIAHVSLYALTVEEGTPLAQRLAAREQMLPGAEYQEELWLAGRDWLVSHGFDQYEVSNFARSGAICKHNMRYWQMQSWIGCGPSASTTMIDEKRGRALRRTVAEDVAGYCARGPRYREEPIDRETLQKECLMMGFRTIQGPDPKLFEQRFGLSVEAAIPRTLEIWRRRGLCEKHRPALTPQGLRYANTFIVECFQELEKGR; from the coding sequence ATGGAAGCCTCTGTATACCTCCATATCCCCTTTTGCACCCAAAAATGCGATTACTGTGATTTTTATTCGGTGCCGCTGGCTTATTGGGGAACATATGAGGGATTTTGCAGGACCCTCCTTAAGGAACTCCGCCAAAATATAGAGGAATTTTCAATAGATCGGGTTCCTACCCTGTATATTGGGGGAGGGACACCCTCCCTATTGGGGGCCCGGCAGCTAGAAACGCTCCTCGTGTCGCTGCAGCACCTGTTACCTACCTGGCCGGAAGAATGTACGTTAGAGGCCAACCCCGAGTCTCTTGACGCATCGATTCTCCAGGTTTGCAAGGATTCTGGCATTACCCGATTAAGCCTCGGCATCCAGACCCTTACCGATCAAAGCCGGCAGGCGGTGCATCGGCTAGGTTCTGCCTATCAATGTCTTTCCTCTTTGGAACAGGCCCTGTACTTTTATCCAGAGGGGCTTTCGATAGATCTCATGACGGGGCTGCCTTTCCAGACCGTGGACACCCTTGTTTCAGACTTGGAAACCCTCGCTCCCTATCCTATCGCTCATGTTTCCCTGTATGCCCTGACGGTAGAAGAGGGGACTCCGCTGGCTCAACGTCTTGCCGCGAGGGAACAGATGCTTCCCGGTGCAGAGTATCAGGAAGAACTCTGGCTTGCAGGACGGGATTGGCTTGTTTCCCATGGCTTTGATCAGTATGAGGTTTCCAACTTTGCCCGATCCGGTGCTATCTGCAAACACAACATGCGGTACTGGCAGATGCAAAGCTGGATTGGCTGTGGCCCTTCGGCGTCTACTACGATGATTGACGAAAAAAGGGGAAGAGCCCTTCGTCGCACCGTGGCAGAGGATGTGGCTGGGTATTGTGCCAGGGGACCCCGGTATCGGGAAGAACCCATTGATCGGGAGACATTGCAGAAAGAATGCCTTATGATGGGCTTTAGAACCATCCAGGGACCGGACCCGAAGCTTTTTGAGCAACGTTTCGGGCTTTCTGTTGAAGCGGCTATCCCCCGGACCCTTGAAATTTGGCGACGCCGGGGCTTGTGCGAAAAGCATCGGCCGGCTCTTACCCCTCAAGGACTCAGGTATGCAAATACTTTTATTGTGGAATGTTTTCAGGAACTGGAAAAAGGAAGGTAG
- a CDS encoding SUMF1/EgtB/PvdO family nonheme iron enzyme has product MLNKLKKPLIVLPEDEVHLKPILGIPPKQYIPAVYGLGLLVVLFFLLVYPGFRHPGAYLRLSSEPWGIAVRIDGVYQGTTPCTIWVKDGTHTLTLVSPGFSSQEDSITIKGRKFATLLFPDYRDKHYTLTKGNQNDIMLEAAQRFTEWTFTGEPTATYQIPMVLSEAAYRRGTLEKDGPSFVSSLSILEACVPFVTNGVSLRDLGRASALLSTGGLAPSPLSAIAAIRQILTFLDGHPETAIWLASVLPKETAPFVLDSSWYRRVSEKGTELAEKKGALSFSSSTRTLTIEGIRFFLIPAGEAIFTSTFPYRSSLQEFWIAEKEISRERWEQFIKENPRWAVGQRETLIQQGLVGEAYLESPEFSGYPEGVAPGISWYGAEAFCSWLTTKLPSSLRERGGSPLVVRLPTEEEWEYAARWNRIYKTLQNMEGGLWEWCGNPFVPHEYLSVSEKALYLLGSPERPVRGGSWVNKTGTVQIETRGSLPPRTSSFFVGFRPVIAVPRGNEPSR; this is encoded by the coding sequence ATGTTGAATAAACTTAAAAAGCCCCTCATCGTTTTACCAGAAGATGAAGTTCATTTAAAACCTATCCTGGGGATTCCCCCCAAACAGTATATTCCTGCAGTATATGGCCTGGGATTACTGGTAGTTCTCTTTTTTCTTCTTGTGTATCCGGGGTTTCGTCATCCCGGAGCCTATCTTCGCCTTTCTTCAGAGCCCTGGGGAATAGCGGTTCGTATCGATGGGGTATATCAGGGAACCACTCCCTGTACTATCTGGGTAAAAGACGGAACCCACACCCTTACCCTGGTTTCACCCGGTTTTTCCTCCCAGGAAGACAGCATCACCATAAAGGGACGAAAATTCGCTACCCTTCTTTTTCCTGATTATCGAGATAAACACTATACCCTTACGAAGGGTAACCAGAACGACATCATGCTTGAGGCCGCCCAACGGTTTACGGAGTGGACCTTTACCGGCGAACCAACCGCTACGTATCAAATTCCCATGGTGCTTTCGGAAGCGGCGTATCGCAGGGGGACCCTCGAAAAGGATGGTCCTTCTTTTGTATCTTCCCTCTCGATCCTTGAAGCCTGTGTGCCCTTTGTAACCAACGGCGTATCGCTACGGGATCTGGGTCGAGCATCGGCCCTGCTCAGTACGGGGGGGCTTGCGCCTTCCCCTCTTTCAGCCATCGCGGCAATCCGCCAGATTCTCACGTTTCTGGACGGGCACCCCGAAACAGCCATATGGCTTGCGTCGGTACTGCCGAAAGAAACGGCCCCATTCGTGCTGGATTCTTCCTGGTACCGGAGGGTAAGCGAAAAAGGCACCGAACTTGCAGAAAAAAAAGGGGCCCTTTCTTTTTCTTCTTCCACAAGAACGCTTACCATAGAAGGGATTCGCTTTTTCCTTATACCGGCGGGAGAAGCTATCTTTACGAGCACCTTCCCCTATCGGTCATCTTTACAGGAGTTCTGGATTGCGGAAAAGGAAATCTCCCGAGAAAGGTGGGAGCAGTTTATAAAAGAAAATCCCCGCTGGGCAGTAGGACAGCGGGAAACCCTTATACAACAAGGCCTGGTTGGGGAAGCATACCTTGAGTCACCGGAATTTTCGGGATACCCCGAGGGAGTAGCCCCAGGGATTTCCTGGTATGGGGCAGAGGCCTTCTGCAGTTGGTTAACCACGAAACTTCCCTCATCCCTTCGGGAAAGAGGAGGATCTCCCCTCGTGGTACGGCTTCCCACAGAAGAAGAATGGGAATATGCAGCCCGATGGAACAGGATATACAAGACCCTCCAAAACATGGAAGGGGGCCTGTGGGAATGGTGTGGTAATCCCTTTGTCCCCCATGAATATCTTTCGGTTTCTGAGAAGGCCCTGTACCTCCTGGGATCTCCCGAACGGCCCGTACGAGGAGGATCGTGGGTAAACAAGACAGGTACTGTCCAGATAGAAACGAGAGGGTCCCTTCCCCCTCGGACGTCCAGCTTTTTTGTGGGATTCCGGCCGGTTATCGCCGTACCCCGGGGAAATGAGCCCTCCCGTTAA
- a CDS encoding septum formation initiator family protein: MMQRLCMPILMAIWITIGFYTGLSYFWGPSGERAMKYLLEQKKNLEKNLEELSAQGTILQQQVLSLLYDPETLQEYARNLGYGKPNEKFIRIQGKGPLQGESYPIGALIQIKTPVTLSHEQILLFSCGAGFFSFIVLLFFSWGFSKRKTYHY, from the coding sequence ATGATGCAACGTTTGTGTATGCCTATCCTCATGGCCATATGGATTACCATCGGTTTCTATACGGGGCTCTCGTATTTCTGGGGTCCCAGTGGGGAAAGAGCCATGAAGTATCTTTTAGAACAAAAAAAGAACCTAGAAAAGAACTTAGAGGAACTGTCTGCACAGGGAACTATTTTGCAGCAACAGGTCCTTTCCCTGTTATATGATCCAGAAACCCTCCAAGAATATGCACGGAACCTTGGCTATGGCAAGCCTAACGAAAAATTCATTCGTATTCAGGGGAAAGGCCCCTTACAAGGAGAATCATATCCGATCGGTGCTCTTATTCAGATAAAAACACCAGTCACTCTTTCTCATGAACAAATTCTTCTCTTTTCGTGCGGGGCGGGCTTTTTTTCTTTCATTGTTCTTTTGTTTTTCTCTTGGGGGTTCTCAAAAAGAAAGACTTACCACTACTAA
- the lepB gene encoding signal peptidase I, which translates to MQEKKSFSERLLLFTEMVLTRRRAKRRIQKEIQRAKNPIVDWIEAFLWAAGVVLLLNQYLFQAYQIPSGSMIDTLLIGDRIFVNKLIYGPELLPGFVKLPSPIKPQRNEVIIFENPSYISRGPVFDVVQRVLYMLTFSLVDIDRDEQGNPKPHFLIKRAVGMAGDTLRMEGGEMKILFPGETQWIEERQYIKQNGMEHPINRLMDVTAYPALYAAGYAMAYSDLGLGVPTSLVQKMQALRSLQYVDYLAREQARLEVLRSAFPQDQRYGALANQYTMGWYVPEGRIFPMGDNRDNSRDARYFGPVRLQKVLGKGAFKYWPLSRIGIIR; encoded by the coding sequence ATGCAAGAAAAAAAATCCTTTTCAGAACGGCTTTTGCTTTTTACCGAGATGGTGTTGACCCGGCGGCGGGCAAAGCGGCGTATCCAGAAAGAGATTCAGCGAGCCAAGAATCCCATTGTGGATTGGATCGAAGCCTTTCTCTGGGCTGCGGGGGTGGTCCTTCTCTTAAATCAATATTTATTTCAGGCCTATCAGATTCCGTCGGGATCTATGATTGATACCCTCCTTATTGGGGATCGTATATTTGTCAATAAATTGATTTATGGCCCAGAGCTTTTGCCGGGCTTTGTGAAATTACCCAGTCCTATCAAACCGCAGCGAAACGAGGTTATCATATTCGAAAATCCTTCGTATATTTCCCGGGGACCGGTTTTTGATGTGGTACAGCGGGTTCTGTACATGCTTACTTTTTCGCTCGTGGATATTGACCGGGATGAACAGGGAAATCCGAAGCCCCACTTCTTGATAAAACGGGCCGTAGGTATGGCCGGCGATACCCTTCGGATGGAAGGGGGGGAAATGAAAATCCTTTTTCCTGGAGAAACCCAGTGGATTGAAGAGCGGCAGTATATTAAACAAAACGGCATGGAGCACCCTATCAATCGACTCATGGATGTGACCGCCTATCCAGCCCTCTATGCGGCGGGCTATGCAATGGCCTATTCGGATCTTGGTCTGGGAGTCCCTACTTCCCTTGTTCAAAAGATGCAGGCCCTGAGAAGTCTCCAGTATGTGGATTATCTTGCCCGTGAACAGGCCCGGCTTGAGGTGCTCCGGAGCGCCTTCCCTCAGGATCAAAGATATGGGGCCCTTGCTAATCAGTATACTATGGGCTGGTATGTGCCGGAGGGGCGGATTTTCCCGATGGGAGATAATCGGGATAATTCCCGGGATGCCCGATATTTTGGGCCCGTGCGTTTACAAAAGGTTCTCGGGAAAGGGGCCTTTAAATACTGGCCCCTCTCGCGGATTGGAATTATTCGATAA
- a CDS encoding 6-hydroxymethylpterin diphosphokinase MptE-like protein, producing MTEELRPTRGGALSLVVNGQCLHSLYDPVKEAFRFLHSLHLPAHTGNEILIVLEPGLGYLIQALIEEKANPSIIIIHVSPFCKEHDPYSSVYPAWSPRQEEGLFSFLEHHIPEGSTLRLIEWPPAEKAYGSSYRTIKQTILNFIHQEEANTRTVQNFGKRWLRNFLINLRQLTVPLWFEQGDQPLIICGAGPSLEDTVPLIQKALTEGNCGLLSVSSATAALTAHRLYPSLVLTTDGGFWARYHGFEVRRSTACPLCIYLGAQVPTPLSERPWLLCTDGSLWQGQFLRVLNLPFLHLPQRGTVSATALDVALELTRGSLYITGFDMGFRDMQSHARPYSLDRLLEINQNRCQPYYSSQWERTKMLQQGEAFQVYASWFREHLVQYPARLNYFGSQSPSHLTHLPSVTQVEGTATSPTRWYRVPWKPPSSSKEILAIFDMIIHDGSTGTYVQRELQKLLGLPQDERPHILIKELLQLIGKYYE from the coding sequence ATGACCGAAGAGCTTCGCCCTACTCGAGGAGGCGCTCTCAGCCTGGTAGTAAACGGACAGTGCCTTCATTCTCTGTATGATCCAGTAAAAGAGGCCTTCAGGTTTCTTCATTCGCTCCACCTTCCTGCACATACGGGTAATGAAATTCTTATCGTCCTCGAACCAGGCCTTGGGTACCTGATACAAGCCCTTATCGAAGAAAAAGCAAATCCCTCCATCATCATCATCCATGTAAGCCCCTTTTGCAAAGAGCACGATCCTTACAGCTCCGTGTATCCGGCGTGGTCCCCCCGTCAAGAAGAAGGACTGTTTTCTTTTTTAGAACACCATATCCCGGAAGGAAGCACCCTACGTCTTATTGAGTGGCCCCCGGCGGAAAAAGCCTATGGATCGTCGTATCGAACAATTAAACAAACTATCCTTAATTTTATACACCAGGAAGAGGCTAACACCCGAACCGTTCAGAACTTCGGAAAACGATGGTTAAGAAATTTTCTTATTAACCTACGGCAGCTCACCGTCCCCCTCTGGTTTGAGCAGGGAGATCAACCACTTATTATTTGTGGCGCAGGACCTTCCCTGGAAGACACGGTGCCCCTCATCCAGAAGGCCCTTACAGAAGGCAATTGCGGCCTCCTTTCGGTTTCTTCTGCGACCGCCGCTCTCACCGCCCATCGGCTATATCCTTCCCTGGTTCTTACCACCGACGGAGGTTTCTGGGCCCGTTACCACGGGTTCGAAGTAAGGCGGTCTACCGCCTGTCCCCTCTGTATCTACCTGGGAGCCCAGGTTCCCACCCCCCTCAGTGAGCGGCCCTGGCTCCTCTGTACCGATGGATCTCTCTGGCAGGGGCAGTTTCTACGGGTCCTTAACCTTCCCTTTCTTCATCTTCCTCAACGGGGAACCGTAAGCGCCACCGCCCTTGATGTTGCCCTGGAGCTAACCAGAGGCTCCCTCTACATTACGGGCTTCGACATGGGGTTCCGGGACATGCAAAGCCATGCCCGCCCCTATAGTCTGGACAGGTTGTTGGAAATAAACCAGAATCGCTGCCAGCCCTACTATAGTTCCCAATGGGAACGGACAAAAATGTTACAACAGGGAGAGGCCTTCCAGGTATACGCTTCCTGGTTCAGGGAACATCTGGTTCAGTATCCGGCCCGGCTAAATTATTTTGGTTCGCAGAGCCCTTCCCACCTTACTCATCTTCCCAGTGTAACCCAGGTAGAAGGAACTGCTACCTCTCCTACCCGCTGGTATCGCGTTCCCTGGAAGCCCCCTTCTTCTAGTAAAGAAATACTCGCTATCTTTGATATGATTATCCACGATGGCTCAACGGGAACATACGTTCAAAGGGAGTTGCAAAAACTACTGGGGCTTCCTCAGGATGAAAGGCCCCATATACTTATTAAAGAGCTCCTCCAATTAATAGGAAAATACTATGAATGA
- the lepB gene encoding signal peptidase I: MGILYKKWQQYSYVARKNQRRRFITVVVVLLSFFIFYLVLHSFVVFSVEVGSASMMPALEKGDRCLVLPIALFPKEVDHSWFPIHRGDLVVLEKQWGQKNPSWFIKLYGDLVSFFTAQRIDPLASYRSRMIKRVIALPGDKIVMEDYLFKVQPAGKTYSLTEFELSQDSYTLTLPEKNPLWDRSLPYSGNMEELTVPAGTIFVASDDRSSIQDSRSWGTIPITAISGRLVFRYWPIARFGLLP, translated from the coding sequence ATGGGCATTCTGTATAAAAAATGGCAGCAATATTCCTATGTGGCCCGGAAAAATCAGCGCCGACGTTTCATAACGGTGGTGGTGGTCCTCCTGTCATTTTTTATTTTTTACCTGGTGCTCCATTCCTTTGTTGTTTTTTCAGTGGAAGTAGGTTCTGCTTCGATGATGCCGGCCCTGGAAAAGGGGGATCGGTGCCTGGTGCTTCCCATTGCCCTGTTTCCGAAAGAGGTGGATCATTCGTGGTTCCCTATTCATCGGGGGGACCTGGTGGTGTTGGAAAAACAGTGGGGACAAAAGAACCCCTCCTGGTTCATCAAGCTCTATGGGGACCTGGTGAGTTTTTTTACAGCCCAGCGGATAGATCCTTTAGCTTCCTATCGGAGTAGAATGATAAAACGGGTTATAGCCCTCCCCGGCGATAAAATAGTAATGGAGGACTACCTCTTTAAAGTTCAACCGGCGGGAAAAACCTACAGTCTTACCGAATTTGAACTCTCCCAGGATTCCTATACCCTTACGCTTCCTGAAAAGAATCCCCTATGGGACAGGAGTCTTCCATATTCCGGAAACATGGAAGAACTCACGGTCCCGGCGGGGACAATTTTCGTTGCCTCCGACGATAGATCCTCCATTCAGGATTCCCGAAGCTGGGGGACCATTCCAATCACGGCGATATCGGGGCGGCTCGTTTTTCGGTATTGGCCTATTGCTCGTTTTGGCCTGTTACCGTGA
- a CDS encoding peptidoglycan-binding domain-containing protein — protein MKMCRCGRGRNFGPLGIGLALFFLVGSLTAQEFKRDLFLAKTRMNGEDVKQLQNKLLTLGFKEVDSADGWFGPNTDKAVRAYQEFVGCVPDGRVTKKVWAILFSKDPRAKDIEGAIGAARRITLEGLAREERSLEDVSTEGGTLVRYTRNSRPVYTEVEILGEMGKVMYKIYQVPSGQVIVEDRYAYPEPFAADRAQRSVQTHYLMKNLSLTLTEGTMVPFDMASSGIDPQWLQ, from the coding sequence ATGAAAATGTGTCGGTGTGGGAGGGGGAGAAATTTCGGCCCCCTGGGCATAGGCCTCGCACTTTTCTTTCTGGTGGGTTCTCTTACGGCTCAGGAATTTAAACGGGATCTCTTTCTGGCCAAAACCCGAATGAATGGGGAAGACGTGAAACAACTCCAGAATAAGTTGCTTACCCTGGGTTTTAAAGAAGTGGACAGCGCCGATGGCTGGTTTGGACCGAATACCGATAAGGCTGTCCGGGCGTACCAGGAATTTGTTGGCTGTGTTCCCGATGGAAGGGTTACCAAAAAGGTATGGGCCATCCTTTTTTCAAAGGATCCCCGAGCGAAGGATATTGAAGGGGCTATAGGGGCCGCCCGGCGTATTACCCTGGAAGGCCTTGCCCGGGAAGAACGATCCTTAGAGGATGTCTCCACCGAAGGGGGCACATTGGTCCGCTATACCAGAAATTCCCGTCCTGTCTATACGGAGGTGGAAATTTTGGGGGAAATGGGCAAGGTAATGTATAAAATATACCAGGTTCCTTCAGGGCAGGTTATTGTGGAGGATCGCTATGCCTACCCTGAACCTTTTGCGGCGGACCGGGCACAACGGTCGGTGCAAACCCATTATCTGATGAAAAACCTGTCTCTTACTCTTACGGAAGGAACCATGGTTCCCTTTGATATGGCCTCCTCGGGGATCGACCCGCAGTGGCTGCAATAG
- the smpB gene encoding SsrA-binding protein SmpB, translating into MQEGVKIVAINRKARHDYTIDETYECGIVLVGSEIKSVREGKISFPDAWAEIENGEVWLRNCTIAENPYSSVFNHDPNRKKKLLLHRDEIKRLQRRVEEKGYTLIPLSFYLKNGKVKVELGVCKGKKAVDKRADIRERDVKREMEREFRHKGG; encoded by the coding sequence ATGCAGGAAGGGGTAAAAATAGTCGCTATAAATCGGAAGGCCCGCCATGATTACACGATAGACGAAACCTATGAGTGCGGGATTGTTCTGGTAGGAAGCGAAATAAAATCGGTACGGGAAGGGAAAATATCCTTTCCCGACGCGTGGGCTGAGATAGAAAATGGAGAGGTATGGCTACGGAACTGTACGATCGCCGAAAACCCCTATTCCTCGGTGTTCAACCATGATCCCAATCGAAAAAAAAAGCTCCTCCTTCACAGAGATGAGATAAAGCGTCTCCAGCGACGGGTAGAAGAAAAGGGGTACACCCTTATTCCGCTCTCTTTTTACTTGAAAAATGGGAAAGTTAAGGTAGAATTAGGGGTATGTAAAGGGAAAAAAGCGGTAGATAAGCGGGCAGATATCCGAGAACGGGACGTAAAGCGAGAAATGGAGCGGGAATTCCGCCACAAAGGGGGCTAA